The following are encoded in a window of Kiritimatiellales bacterium genomic DNA:
- a CDS encoding sodium:solute symporter, with translation MTIGFIDLSIIIIYCAAMAYMGFHFSKKNTSTEEYFLGGRSFPGWAIGVSMIGTSISSVTFIAYPADAFKTTWVRFVPALAYPLAAILAVKVFIPFFRNNNVTSAYEYIEARFSAGLRVYSASVSLLGQIFRISIILYLLALLMHELTGIGLSWCVLFSGAVVSIYTIVGGIDAVVWTDVIQTVILFLGGIICIALVAVQLPGGFGEILSVGIEHHKFSFADIKDGMIIPAKWGFSLSEKTVTMLFLMGFIGWINGHTADQNMVQRYCASKSEKDAKHAVWIACLSSIPVWAFYMFLGTALYVFFSRFPTTTASEILSGVQKAEQIVPYFIMNYLPIGIRGLVIVSALAAAMSSLDSSINAIATISVVDIYRRHLVKNKTDQHYLRVAKIVACIASILMLLGALILIRTTTTTIRDMLMLIGSVMTSGILGLYLLGFFTRRATARAAVIGIILSTIFTIFMLLHSRDIFGGACRFSFEMYYVGVIGNLLMMIVGYFLSLIPFCRKEKDLTGLTVWTQEK, from the coding sequence ATGACCATTGGGTTTATTGATTTATCCATTATTATCATTTATTGCGCTGCCATGGCATATATGGGATTTCACTTTTCTAAAAAAAACACATCTACGGAGGAATATTTTCTAGGCGGCCGTTCATTTCCCGGATGGGCCATCGGAGTGAGCATGATCGGAACATCGATCAGTTCTGTAACATTTATTGCGTATCCGGCAGATGCTTTTAAAACAACCTGGGTGCGGTTTGTTCCGGCACTGGCATATCCGCTGGCGGCCATTCTGGCGGTAAAAGTGTTTATTCCTTTTTTCCGGAATAACAATGTGACAAGCGCTTATGAATATATAGAAGCACGTTTCAGTGCCGGCTTGAGAGTTTATTCTGCCTCGGTTTCTCTGCTCGGACAGATTTTTAGAATCAGTATTATTCTATATCTGCTGGCATTATTGATGCATGAACTGACAGGGATTGGTTTAAGCTGGTGCGTACTATTTTCCGGTGCAGTGGTTTCAATCTATACAATCGTCGGTGGAATAGATGCTGTTGTCTGGACGGATGTTATTCAGACAGTCATTCTTTTTCTTGGCGGTATAATTTGTATTGCATTGGTTGCCGTGCAGCTTCCGGGTGGATTCGGAGAGATTCTCTCGGTGGGTATAGAACATCACAAATTCAGTTTTGCCGATATAAAAGACGGCATGATTATTCCGGCCAAATGGGGATTCAGTCTGTCTGAAAAAACTGTGACAATGTTATTTCTGATGGGATTCATCGGTTGGATTAACGGACATACTGCCGATCAGAACATGGTTCAGCGTTATTGTGCTTCGAAAAGTGAAAAGGATGCCAAGCATGCCGTCTGGATTGCCTGTCTTTCAAGTATTCCGGTGTGGGCATTTTACATGTTTTTGGGAACAGCGCTTTATGTGTTTTTTTCCCGTTTCCCGACAACAACGGCAAGTGAGATTCTTTCCGGAGTTCAAAAGGCAGAGCAGATTGTTCCATATTTTATCATGAATTATCTTCCAATCGGAATTCGCGGACTTGTAATTGTATCTGCACTGGCCGCCGCCATGAGTTCACTTGACTCTTCAATTAATGCAATCGCGACAATTTCAGTAGTGGATATATACCGCCGGCATCTTGTTAAAAATAAAACCGATCAGCATTATTTACGCGTTGCCAAGATCGTTGCATGTATTGCTTCTATATTAATGCTTCTTGGCGCGTTGATACTAATCCGGACAACAACTACCACCATTCGTGATATGCTAATGCTCATTGGATCGGTAATGACTTCGGGAATTCTTGGATTATATTTGCTTGGATTTTTTACCCGCAGGGCAACGGCACGGGCCGCTGTGATCGGAATTATTCTTTCAACGATTTTTACCATTTTTATGCTGTTGCACAGTCGCGACATTTTCGGTGGAGCGTGCCGGTTTTCTTTTGAAATGTATTATGTCGGTGTGATTGGGAATCTGCTGATGATGATTGTCGGATATTTTCTTTCTCTGATTCCGTTTTGCCGGAAAGAAAAAGATTTAACAGGATTAACCGTGTGGACTCAGGAGAAATAA
- a CDS encoding sialidase family protein, giving the protein MKRNITLSIFSLLITFNTVYGVFVSVHAAAPDNVNNQGRFIADERVVYRVDNPQTSRLYNPTIVAGKDRRIIIAFEFSGSPMPVIPNQKGTGKSLIYTSDDAGVTWDYRFNYSLMQSRLFVADDKIYCFGHYGHRGDLAVFESKDNGKTWSDPVTLTDGELWHSSSHNVIVKNGFVYFAMDRKDDPQMELTWDVSEFTPALIRGDLSKGLLNSNAWTFASAMPFYKVVKDAEMNYFGIPFWGGYYPKKAMVQTSTKRIGFPPVGWLESNVVQITAPDHYWYDPDGKTFHIFSRAHTGRSNFATVVKAVERDDGTIETMLETAPSGVKLVYTPLPGGQMKFFVLYDEQTKLYWLLSTLAVDSMTRADLLPLDRYGHSDNERRSLQLSFSKNMVDWCFAGLVAMGNSEKEARHYACMDFDGDDLVILSRSGDQDAESAHNGNIVTFHRVKNFRNLIY; this is encoded by the coding sequence ATGAAACGCAATATTACATTAAGCATTTTTTCATTATTGATTACTTTTAATACCGTATATGGAGTTTTTGTCAGCGTACATGCTGCTGCACCGGATAATGTAAACAATCAGGGACGATTTATTGCAGATGAACGGGTTGTTTACAGGGTCGATAATCCGCAGACGAGCCGGCTATACAATCCGACAATTGTTGCGGGTAAGGATCGGCGGATTATTATCGCGTTTGAGTTTTCCGGTTCGCCGATGCCTGTAATTCCGAATCAGAAAGGCACCGGAAAATCGTTGATTTATACCTCCGATGATGCCGGTGTGACCTGGGATTACCGGTTTAATTATTCGTTAATGCAAAGCCGGTTGTTTGTCGCTGACGATAAAATTTACTGTTTTGGTCATTACGGTCACCGCGGTGATCTCGCAGTTTTCGAATCAAAAGATAACGGAAAGACCTGGTCAGATCCTGTTACATTGACCGACGGGGAGTTGTGGCACAGCAGTTCACATAATGTAATCGTAAAAAACGGATTCGTCTATTTTGCAATGGACCGGAAAGATGATCCGCAAATGGAGCTGACCTGGGACGTCAGCGAATTTACACCGGCATTGATTCGCGGCGATCTGTCAAAAGGGCTGTTAAATTCCAATGCGTGGACATTTGCGTCTGCAATGCCGTTTTATAAGGTGGTTAAGGATGCCGAAATGAATTATTTTGGTATACCGTTCTGGGGTGGATATTATCCGAAAAAGGCGATGGTTCAAACAAGTACCAAACGGATTGGATTTCCGCCGGTCGGCTGGCTGGAATCGAATGTTGTACAGATTACAGCCCCGGATCATTACTGGTATGATCCAGACGGGAAAACATTTCACATTTTTTCACGGGCGCATACCGGACGCAGTAATTTTGCAACCGTTGTCAAAGCTGTAGAGCGGGACGACGGAACAATTGAAACGATGCTGGAAACCGCACCGTCCGGTGTAAAACTGGTGTATACGCCGCTACCGGGAGGGCAGATGAAATTTTTTGTTCTGTATGATGAACAGACAAAGCTCTACTGGTTGCTTAGTACATTGGCCGTTGACAGTATGACCCGTGCAGACCTGCTGCCGTTAGACCGATACGGGCATTCGGATAACGAACGCCGGTCCCTGCAGCTTTCATTTTCAAAGAATATGGTGGACTGGTGCTTTGCCGGACTGGTTGCAATGGGCAATTCAGAAAAAGAGGCCCGTCATTATGCGTGTATGGATTTTGATGGTGATGATCTGGTCATCCTGAGTCGTTCCGGCGATCAAGATGCAGAGTCCGCACATAACGGAAATATAGTTACTTTTCACCGTGTAAAAAATTTCCGGAATCTTATTTATTAA